Proteins from a single region of Paraflavitalea devenefica:
- a CDS encoding ABC transporter permease → MIKNYILLAWRNLIRHKTFSIINILGLSAGIAFVFLIGAYIWGELRVNNSIPDNDRVFILQSKWQKADMGMSLTTPAPLAKALRENFPDLVADYYHHDGISSIVSKGNKYFREGLQPGDASFLTMTGFPLLYGDARTAFNNPNAVVLTAAKARKYFGRADVIGETLTFQSFAGTKQDFIITGVLKDLPYNTVTNFTNTSNEIFLPTESLRFFGRYDGFQAWPNVYIVNYVKLQAGVQPADLQKPIQQLLKLNASPEIAANLQVQLVPLNEYYLQLNNGLARRMVYTLSFVALFILLMAVINFINITVGNSTTRLKEIGVRKVMGGSRQQLIGQFLIESIVLALISVILALGIYQWAIPFCSKMLGRPLPSLTALPLQFMLIPVLMALVTGTLAGLYPAFILSLQPSVDSLKGKLKTVKEKVAFRRSLVALQFTTAIVVFVGAIVVDKQLSFSFNSSLGYDKEQVITAAVPRDWTVKGVQHMEMVRDEMATLPAVSSASFSYEIPDGMSGNDNMKLYKAAEDSSRGINVTGLSTDDQYATTYKLQLAAGKFLERDTTALVINEKAARALGWNDPHAALGQNMRFQGSQQRYTIAGVVKDFHFTSKHEAIGPMAFLHVKNTLMYRYLSFKVKPGNMPETLAALEKKWAAVMPGAPFDYKFIDDTLGFMYRSEIQLKKAAQMATLLSLVIVLLGVFGIVALNISRRMKEVGIRKVLGASGWQIITLFLKEFAWMILLANLIAWPLAYLVLENWLSNFVYRIHINWIPFATVALVIAALITVMVTIQTFVRALNNPVRNLRSE, encoded by the coding sequence GTGATAAAGAATTACATCCTATTGGCATGGAGGAATCTCATACGGCACAAAACATTCTCCATTATCAATATCCTCGGGCTCTCCGCAGGCATTGCCTTCGTATTCCTGATCGGCGCCTATATCTGGGGTGAGCTGCGCGTAAACAATTCCATTCCCGATAATGACCGCGTGTTTATCCTGCAGAGCAAGTGGCAGAAGGCAGATATGGGCATGAGTCTTACCACGCCTGCCCCACTGGCAAAGGCGCTGCGGGAAAACTTTCCCGACCTCGTAGCTGATTATTATCACCATGATGGCATCAGTTCCATTGTATCCAAAGGCAATAAGTATTTCCGGGAAGGACTGCAACCAGGTGATGCCAGCTTCCTCACCATGACCGGCTTTCCCCTGTTGTATGGCGATGCCCGCACCGCCTTCAACAATCCCAATGCCGTGGTGCTCACGGCAGCCAAAGCACGCAAGTACTTTGGCCGTGCCGATGTGATCGGTGAAACCCTCACCTTCCAATCCTTCGCCGGCACCAAACAGGATTTTATCATTACCGGCGTATTGAAAGACCTGCCTTACAATACGGTCACCAATTTCACCAATACCTCCAATGAGATCTTCCTGCCCACCGAAAGCCTGCGCTTCTTTGGCCGCTATGATGGCTTCCAGGCCTGGCCCAACGTGTACATCGTAAACTATGTAAAATTGCAGGCAGGCGTACAACCTGCCGATCTGCAAAAGCCCATTCAGCAATTGTTGAAGCTGAATGCATCGCCGGAAATAGCCGCTAACCTGCAGGTACAATTGGTGCCGTTGAATGAATATTACCTGCAATTGAACAATGGCCTGGCCCGCAGAATGGTGTATACCTTGTCTTTTGTAGCCTTGTTTATCCTGCTGATGGCAGTGATCAATTTCATCAATATTACCGTAGGCAATTCCACCACAAGATTGAAGGAGATCGGCGTACGCAAAGTAATGGGTGGCAGCAGACAACAGCTCATCGGGCAATTCCTCATAGAATCCATTGTACTGGCCCTGATCAGTGTAATACTGGCCCTGGGCATTTACCAGTGGGCCATCCCCTTCTGCAGCAAAATGCTGGGCAGGCCGCTTCCTTCGCTGACGGCATTGCCGCTTCAGTTTATGCTCATCCCGGTATTGATGGCACTGGTAACCGGTACACTGGCAGGATTGTACCCCGCTTTTATCCTTTCCTTGCAACCTTCGGTAGACTCCCTGAAAGGGAAGCTGAAAACGGTGAAAGAGAAAGTAGCTTTCCGCCGGTCGCTGGTGGCTTTACAATTCACCACCGCCATTGTAGTATTTGTAGGCGCTATTGTGGTTGACAAGCAGCTCTCTTTTTCTTTCAACAGCAGCCTGGGCTACGACAAGGAGCAGGTGATCACAGCAGCCGTGCCGCGCGACTGGACTGTGAAAGGCGTGCAGCACATGGAGATGGTGCGCGATGAAATGGCCACCCTGCCGGCTGTGTCTTCAGCCAGCTTCTCTTATGAGATACCCGACGGTATGAGCGGCAATGACAATATGAAGCTGTACAAAGCAGCAGAAGATTCCAGCCGGGGTATTAATGTCACAGGCTTAAGTACAGATGATCAATATGCCACCACCTATAAATTGCAACTAGCAGCCGGCAAGTTCCTGGAAAGGGATACTACTGCCCTTGTGATCAATGAGAAAGCGGCCCGCGCATTGGGCTGGAACGATCCACATGCCGCCCTGGGACAAAACATGCGGTTCCAAGGCTCCCAACAACGCTATACCATTGCCGGCGTGGTAAAAGATTTCCATTTCACCAGCAAGCATGAAGCGATTGGTCCAATGGCATTCCTGCATGTGAAGAATACCCTGATGTACCGCTACCTCTCCTTCAAAGTTAAACCGGGCAATATGCCCGAAACGCTTGCTGCGCTGGAAAAGAAATGGGCCGCCGTAATGCCGGGAGCGCCATTTGATTATAAGTTCATAGATGATACGCTGGGCTTTATGTACCGTTCAGAGATACAACTGAAGAAGGCGGCGCAAATGGCCACCCTCCTGTCGCTGGTCATTGTATTGCTGGGTGTATTTGGTATTGTGGCGCTGAACATCAGCCGCCGTATGAAGGAAGTGGGCATCCGTAAAGTACTGGGCGCTTCGGGCTGGCAGATCATCACACTTTTCCTGAAGGAGTTTGCCTGGATGATCTTATTGGCCAACCTGATTGCCTGGCCATTGGCCTACCTGGTACTGGAAAACTGGCTCAGCAACTTTGTGTACCGTATCCACATCAACTGGATACCTTTTGCCACCGTAGCGCTGGTGATTGCGGCATTGATCACCGTTATGGTGACCATCCAAACTTTTGTGAGGGCATTGAATAATCCCGTGAGGAATCTGCGGAGTGAGTAA
- a CDS encoding ABC transporter permease: MINKYFKSAWRKLWKHKTESVIHLAGLSIGMTAAVLIMLWVQNELSYDNYHPQGKQVYRITNHVPITKEETWVWENSPYSLTQKAAEEIPEIEAMGLLAPASYNTPIINMNGRLLKEKKAAYVSRGWFDVFKYDFIEGSPATFFQQPFSLLLTESGAKKYFGKKDPVGQVMRIDTLNYQVQAVVKDVPTNSSFQYDMLIPLDALQSNPNKKKQDLQWGNFSYITFIRLRAGTSLAQVTNKLNSLLDKNRKDNKITTSLLPLQQLHFDNTVQSSSFTAGNRQSVYIFAILAILLLIVACINYVNLTTARASLRSKEVSIRKIVGAARGSLFGQFMIESVLTSLLALLLTICFVQLCLPFFNRLTQQQFSLPFASGRFWGLITGTLATVTLLTGIYPALLLSSFKPISLFKGNNILKLKDVTLRKILVTTQFTVSVMLIAATLIIYGQLNYIRDQNSHFNRSQVFSFTVPYKVMGPYLRDEGKVNSFHNALKQELLTTPGVEQVSVANESVIDIQSSSSGNADWAGRPTDFEPALVRLSADANFPSLFGLQLVTGRWFRPNDKSDAMNSFILNETAIKQLKIRQPYIGQFFRFNGDSGQIVGVVKDFHFRSLHEAVTPLVYHTGDDWCSSYFIKIAPKSAATVLAKTEKIWNRTVPGEPFEYTFLDESFDKLYRAENKISMLMTLFAGIAIFISCLGLLGLAAFTTERRMKEIGIRKVLGASIRSIITLLSKEFFLLVLIAIVVATPVAWWTMDLWLQDFAYRIRISAWTFLSAGMIVVLITLIIVGLHGLRAAITNPVKSLRSE; the protein is encoded by the coding sequence GTGATAAATAAGTATTTCAAATCCGCCTGGCGCAAACTATGGAAGCATAAAACAGAAAGTGTTATCCACCTGGCAGGCTTGTCCATTGGTATGACGGCCGCTGTACTGATCATGCTGTGGGTACAAAATGAGTTGAGCTACGACAACTATCACCCGCAGGGTAAGCAGGTATACCGCATCACCAACCACGTACCCATTACCAAAGAAGAAACCTGGGTATGGGAGAATTCACCTTATTCCCTCACTCAAAAGGCCGCCGAAGAGATACCGGAGATAGAAGCGATGGGACTGCTGGCGCCCGCCTCCTATAACACGCCCATTATTAACATGAACGGGCGGCTATTGAAAGAAAAAAAAGCAGCTTATGTTTCCAGGGGCTGGTTCGATGTGTTCAAATATGACTTTATAGAAGGCTCGCCCGCTACTTTTTTCCAGCAGCCCTTTAGCCTGCTGTTGACAGAATCGGGAGCTAAAAAATACTTCGGCAAAAAAGATCCTGTGGGCCAGGTGATGCGTATTGACACCCTCAACTACCAGGTACAGGCCGTGGTGAAAGACGTTCCCACCAACTCCAGCTTTCAGTATGACATGCTCATCCCGCTGGACGCCCTGCAAAGCAACCCCAACAAAAAGAAGCAGGACCTGCAATGGGGCAATTTCAGCTATATTACTTTCATTCGCCTGCGTGCGGGAACATCACTTGCACAGGTAACCAATAAGCTCAATAGCCTGCTGGACAAAAACAGGAAAGACAACAAGATAACCACTTCCCTGTTGCCCCTGCAGCAACTGCATTTTGATAATACCGTGCAGTCTTCATCTTTTACAGCAGGCAACCGCCAATCAGTATACATCTTTGCCATCCTGGCCATCCTCTTGCTGATAGTAGCCTGTATCAACTATGTGAACCTCACCACTGCCCGGGCCAGCCTGCGCTCCAAAGAAGTGAGCATCCGCAAGATCGTAGGCGCAGCAAGAGGTTCCTTATTTGGCCAGTTCATGATAGAATCGGTACTTACCAGCCTGCTGGCCCTGCTGCTCACGATATGTTTTGTACAACTATGCTTACCCTTCTTCAACCGGCTTACCCAACAGCAATTCTCCCTGCCATTTGCCTCCGGCCGTTTTTGGGGGTTGATCACCGGTACACTGGCAACAGTAACTTTGCTCACCGGCATCTACCCTGCCCTGTTATTATCCTCCTTTAAACCCATCAGCCTGTTCAAGGGCAACAATATATTAAAGCTGAAAGATGTCACCCTCCGTAAAATATTGGTGACAACACAGTTTACGGTCTCTGTAATGTTAATAGCGGCCACGCTGATCATCTATGGCCAGCTCAATTATATCCGGGACCAGAACAGCCACTTTAACCGTTCGCAGGTATTCAGTTTTACCGTACCCTATAAAGTAATGGGTCCCTACCTGCGGGATGAAGGCAAAGTGAATAGCTTTCACAACGCCCTGAAGCAGGAATTGCTGACTACCCCTGGTGTGGAACAGGTATCGGTGGCGAATGAATCGGTGATTGATATACAAAGTTCTTCTTCCGGTAATGCAGACTGGGCAGGCCGGCCAACCGATTTTGAACCGGCCCTGGTACGGTTATCAGCCGATGCCAACTTCCCTTCCCTCTTTGGCCTGCAGTTAGTAACAGGACGCTGGTTCCGGCCCAATGATAAGTCCGATGCTATGAACAGTTTCATCCTGAATGAAACCGCTATTAAGCAATTAAAGATCCGTCAGCCCTACATTGGTCAGTTCTTCCGGTTCAACGGGGATTCGGGCCAGATCGTAGGTGTGGTGAAGGACTTTCATTTCCGCAGTCTGCATGAAGCAGTCACTCCCCTCGTATATCATACCGGTGATGACTGGTGCAGCAGTTATTTTATAAAAATAGCCCCTAAAAGTGCGGCCACTGTTCTGGCCAAAACAGAAAAAATATGGAACAGAACAGTTCCCGGCGAGCCCTTTGAATATACCTTCCTCGATGAGTCATTTGACAAATTATACCGCGCGGAAAATAAAATATCTATGCTCATGACGCTCTTTGCCGGCATTGCCATCTTTATTTCCTGCCTCGGCCTGCTGGGGTTGGCGGCCTTTACTACGGAGCGGCGCATGAAGGAGATCGGTATCCGGAAAGTATTAGGGGCCAGCATCCGGAGCATTATAACGTTATTATCAAAAGAGTTTTTCTTGCTGGTGCTCATTGCCATTGTAGTAGCCACACCTGTTGCCTGGTGGACGATGGACCTGTGGTTGCAGGATTTTGCTTACCGCATCCGTATCAGCGCCTGGACATTTTTATCCGCCGGTATGATCGTGGTACTGATCACCCTGATTATTGTTGGCCTGCATGGATTGCGCGCAGCGATTACGAATCCCGTGAAGAGCTTAAGAAGTGAGTAG
- a CDS encoding RNA polymerase sigma-70 factor: protein MPDNAHIKRLLDQIALQDSKAAYKELFLLLYKQLCQFAYGILKSHNDAEEVVSDTFAFVWEKREKLTNIESPLSYLYTSIKNRSLNRIERQKRQRALDTGEWIVPLNSVYFDPEKLLMTEELIQKIRKAIEELPVRCQLIFKLVKEDGLKYKEVADLLQISVKTVETQMAIAIRRLGKCMYLDITAHQGQKTPKK, encoded by the coding sequence ATGCCAGATAACGCCCACATAAAAAGGTTGCTTGACCAGATTGCACTGCAGGATAGCAAAGCCGCTTACAAAGAGCTGTTCCTCCTGCTGTACAAACAGTTGTGCCAATTTGCGTATGGCATCCTGAAATCACACAATGATGCCGAGGAAGTTGTTTCAGACACGTTTGCTTTTGTGTGGGAAAAAAGAGAAAAGCTGACCAATATTGAATCCCCCCTCTCCTACTTATACACTTCCATCAAAAACAGATCACTCAACAGGATCGAGCGCCAAAAACGCCAGCGGGCGCTGGATACAGGCGAATGGATCGTACCGCTCAACAGTGTTTACTTCGATCCGGAAAAATTACTGATGACAGAAGAACTGATACAAAAGATCAGGAAAGCCATTGAAGAATTGCCGGTCCGCTGCCAGCTTATTTTCAAACTGGTAAAGGAAGACGGACTTAAATACAAAGAAGTAGCCGACCTCTTGCAGATCTCCGTAAAAACAGTAGAAACCCAAATGGCTATCGCCATCCGCCGCCTGGGTAAGTGTATGTACCTGGACATTACCGCTCACCAGGGGCAAAAGACGCCTAAGAAATAA
- a CDS encoding T9SS type A sorting domain-containing protein produces MKKLFTFLGGFALCVTINAQTRFTEKWTIPNTTRFYWGMTYQPAGYNSSDSSYPLIIFTHGYGEGYGSTGADSISVDSSLYNTGLPKYLKNGNNIPFLVFAPQTRIGDISGAELNRLINLFKAKYRVDRNRVYLTGLSFGGRSVMRYFLENTGYGDSITAAASLATHYEQGDSAWRVNSDRWAGKDIWLVCGTADNNSPSFRYNNSIRYADSINANGGTALLTPVAGGGHNGGVWDNVYNKSIKYNGATDIYAWFLQHSLQPPPPDTTPVSGSQRILIDLGAAATTTTDTNNVQWNNITSGVAGTWLATAKDTVGVTVNLSIAADKKPSGTYTTGDISVNTNGYVSPVGDYPASAIRDNVYFHTSSGITSLTFAIPAGKKATISFWGNREGTGPRILQVRKAGDSAWKEYDAAYNHTYTNHAQFTNCYGSQVIEARVKTGSTFGHISVIDIRLSDSTASLSQAPAALVATVTRESIATFDGSISLRNNPAKGNTILSVNTAEKGKMTVQLFNNRGQLARTYQYEKPAGYFQQSISLAALPAGLYYVQIRTGYTSTTKKLVVLP; encoded by the coding sequence ATGAAAAAGCTCTTTACTTTTCTTGGCGGGTTCGCCTTATGCGTTACCATCAACGCACAAACCCGCTTCACCGAAAAATGGACAATCCCCAATACCACCCGTTTTTACTGGGGCATGACCTACCAGCCAGCCGGCTATAACAGTTCCGACTCCTCCTATCCCCTAATTATTTTCACCCATGGATATGGGGAAGGATATGGGAGTACAGGAGCGGATAGCATCAGCGTAGACTCATCCCTGTACAATACAGGATTGCCCAAGTACCTGAAAAATGGTAACAATATTCCCTTCCTGGTATTTGCCCCGCAAACACGAATAGGCGATATCAGCGGCGCTGAATTAAACAGGCTGATCAACCTCTTCAAAGCCAAATACAGGGTAGACCGTAACCGGGTGTATTTAACAGGCTTAAGCTTTGGAGGAAGAAGCGTGATGCGGTATTTCCTGGAAAATACCGGTTATGGCGACAGCATTACTGCCGCTGCCTCCCTCGCTACACACTATGAACAAGGAGATAGCGCCTGGCGGGTCAACTCAGACCGGTGGGCAGGAAAAGATATCTGGCTCGTATGCGGAACGGCAGATAACAACTCACCCTCTTTCCGCTATAACAATAGCATACGGTATGCAGATTCCATCAACGCCAACGGCGGTACCGCTTTATTGACGCCTGTAGCAGGAGGTGGACATAACGGAGGAGTATGGGACAATGTCTACAACAAGAGCATCAAATACAACGGGGCAACCGATATTTATGCCTGGTTCCTGCAACATTCACTCCAGCCGCCACCACCAGATACTACACCTGTATCCGGCAGCCAGCGTATTTTGATTGATCTGGGTGCCGCCGCCACGACTACTACCGACACGAATAATGTACAATGGAATAATATCACCAGCGGCGTTGCCGGCACCTGGCTGGCGACCGCGAAAGATACTGTAGGTGTAACAGTCAACCTGTCTATTGCGGCCGATAAGAAACCCAGCGGCACCTATACGACCGGTGATATTTCCGTTAACACCAATGGTTATGTAAGCCCTGTAGGCGATTATCCGGCCAGTGCCATACGTGATAATGTGTACTTCCATACTTCTTCCGGTATTACCAGTCTCACGTTCGCTATCCCTGCCGGCAAGAAAGCAACGATCTCTTTCTGGGGCAACCGGGAAGGTACTGGCCCACGGATATTACAGGTAAGAAAAGCAGGTGATAGTGCGTGGAAAGAATATGACGCCGCGTACAATCATACTTATACCAACCACGCGCAGTTTACCAATTGTTATGGCAGCCAGGTGATTGAGGCCCGCGTGAAAACCGGCAGCACCTTTGGCCATATCTCGGTAATAGATATACGGCTTAGCGATAGTACTGCATCATTGAGCCAGGCGCCCGCCGCCCTGGTAGCAACAGTAACCCGGGAAAGTATAGCCACTTTCGATGGCAGTATCAGCCTGCGCAATAACCCGGCTAAAGGAAATACAATATTGAGTGTGAATACAGCGGAGAAAGGAAAGATGACGGTACAATTATTCAATAACCGGGGACAACTGGCCAGGACCTACCAGTATGAAAAGCCTGCAGGGTATTTCCAGCAGTCTATAAGCCTCGCGGCCCTGCCAGCCGGATTGTATTATGTGCAAATAAGGACCGGCTATACAAGCACGACCAAAAAATTAGTGGTATTGCCATAG
- a CDS encoding FG-GAP repeat protein has protein sequence MKKLLLYLLIIINISTTHAQNVGIGTNNPTQKLDVNGAIKVGAGSGNVAAGTLQWNADKNDFEGYTGTRWVSLTGGRANWGNQLSYGTESSVIGLELFSYMENMNRQSGHLLGFSLALSGDLLVAGAPADVHPNLGVHEAGSVRVFKKTAAGWQYLSDIISPYPGSERQFGRSVSMDGNFLLAGEHGANALQGRAYIFSVDNNGAAVLRANLIAPDAVNDDYFGYAAALSGNNAAVGAPYKSINGNLQQGKVYFYRRDVAANIWLPLPAVTSPDATVLERFGESISMSGNLVAIAAPTATLNGYQENRGKVFIYQLNGNAWNLTASFTSPEYIGREMFGKSLFLKGDTLLVGATQYVYQPDNGNGRVHLYIRNGNNWVYQTTLTASDGKKSDAFGSSVYLHNGYIAVGAESAGVAGVNDAGKVYVFKKAGNNWLQQAILTSSDPIEGTHGPALGKALVIAGNTIIAGAPYTIFNDIQHNGQLYFFNK, from the coding sequence ATGAAAAAGTTATTACTGTATCTGTTGATCATTATAAATATCAGCACAACGCATGCGCAAAATGTAGGTATTGGCACCAATAATCCTACCCAGAAGCTGGACGTGAACGGTGCTATTAAGGTGGGCGCCGGTTCGGGCAATGTTGCTGCTGGCACCCTACAATGGAATGCTGATAAAAATGATTTTGAAGGGTATACGGGCACCAGGTGGGTGAGTCTTACCGGTGGCCGTGCCAACTGGGGGAATCAGCTTAGTTATGGAACGGAAAGCAGTGTTATTGGTCTTGAGCTATTTTCCTATATGGAAAATATGAACCGTCAATCCGGCCATTTATTGGGCTTCTCACTGGCTTTGTCCGGTGATTTGCTGGTGGCTGGTGCGCCTGCTGATGTACATCCGAATCTCGGCGTACATGAGGCAGGGTCAGTGCGTGTTTTTAAAAAAACGGCCGCAGGCTGGCAATACCTGTCCGACATCATATCTCCTTACCCGGGTAGCGAACGGCAGTTTGGCCGCAGCGTTAGTATGGATGGTAATTTTCTCCTGGCAGGAGAGCATGGCGCCAATGCACTGCAGGGGCGGGCTTATATATTTTCGGTAGACAATAATGGCGCCGCTGTTTTGCGGGCCAACCTTATAGCGCCTGATGCTGTGAATGACGACTATTTTGGTTATGCTGCTGCGCTGTCGGGCAATAATGCGGCTGTAGGCGCTCCCTATAAAAGTATTAATGGGAATCTGCAGCAGGGGAAAGTCTATTTTTACCGGCGGGATGTAGCTGCGAATATTTGGTTGCCGCTGCCTGCTGTAACATCGCCTGATGCTACTGTTTTGGAACGATTTGGGGAGAGCATCAGCATGTCTGGCAACCTGGTGGCCATTGCCGCTCCCACAGCTACGCTCAATGGTTATCAAGAGAACAGGGGAAAGGTTTTTATTTACCAGTTGAACGGCAATGCCTGGAATCTTACTGCTTCCTTTACTTCCCCGGAATATATTGGCCGGGAAATGTTTGGCAAATCGCTTTTTCTTAAAGGTGATACCCTGCTGGTAGGCGCCACGCAATATGTATACCAGCCGGATAATGGTAACGGACGGGTACACCTATATATCCGGAATGGCAATAACTGGGTATATCAAACTACCCTCACCGCTTCCGATGGTAAAAAAAGCGATGCTTTTGGCAGCAGTGTTTACCTGCACAATGGTTATATAGCAGTAGGCGCTGAGTCGGCCGGTGTTGCAGGCGTTAATGATGCGGGAAAGGTATATGTGTTTAAGAAGGCTGGTAATAACTGGCTGCAACAGGCTATCCTGACTTCATCCGATCCAATAGAAGGAACACATGGACCCGCGCTTGGCAAGGCATTGGTGATTGCCGGTAATACGATTATTGCAGGTGCTCCTTATACTATTTTCAATGATATACAGCATAACGGGCAGTTATACTTTTTTAATAAGTAA
- a CDS encoding FecR domain-containing protein — protein MSQEDFWIIFSKKLAGEATPQELLELEQLIRQHPEWQYALQNLEDMWHSRQPADTPQAEDAYLHHLQRMAENNIAFDYDQDIDTPDAGNSFSGKRHWRKIYALTGVAACLVLVFFLVSRKSPGIKNNMPASPAMNVISARLGATSNVQLPDGSMVRLNAGSKLTYHKDFGKGNREVTLTGEGFFDVVKDATRPFLIHATGFDIKVLGTAFNVRAYPEDKTSAISLIRGRIEVSLRSRSNDKITLSPHEQLIVNNTIKAGKDTLLLQSPGKPLVSINKLQYNPLDSTVAEIEWINNKLVFNEELFGELAARMERRYGVEIVINDPVLAAKKLTGTFTHETIEQAMEALTITTPFHFERQGNKIIIHR, from the coding sequence ATGAGCCAGGAGGACTTTTGGATCATCTTTTCAAAGAAATTAGCGGGAGAAGCCACCCCGCAGGAGCTACTGGAGCTGGAGCAATTGATCCGCCAGCATCCGGAATGGCAGTATGCTTTACAGAACCTGGAAGATATGTGGCATTCCAGGCAGCCTGCCGATACCCCGCAAGCAGAAGACGCTTACCTCCACCACCTGCAGCGCATGGCTGAAAACAATATTGCCTTTGACTATGATCAGGATATTGATACGCCGGATGCCGGCAACTCCTTTTCCGGGAAAAGGCATTGGCGGAAGATCTATGCCCTTACCGGGGTGGCGGCCTGCCTGGTATTGGTCTTTTTCCTCGTATCCCGCAAATCGCCCGGCATAAAAAACAACATGCCCGCCAGCCCCGCCATGAACGTGATCAGCGCCCGCCTGGGCGCTACCTCCAACGTTCAGCTTCCCGACGGATCGATGGTCCGGTTGAATGCAGGCAGTAAGCTCACCTACCATAAGGATTTCGGTAAAGGGAACCGGGAAGTGACCTTAACCGGTGAAGGTTTCTTTGATGTGGTAAAAGATGCAACCAGGCCATTTCTCATCCATGCCACCGGTTTTGATATCAAAGTACTGGGTACCGCTTTCAATGTAAGAGCTTACCCGGAAGACAAGACCTCAGCCATCAGCCTTATACGCGGACGTATTGAAGTATCCCTCAGGAGCCGCTCAAACGATAAGATCACCCTTTCTCCGCATGAGCAACTGATCGTAAACAACACCATAAAAGCCGGTAAAGACACCCTCCTGCTCCAGAGCCCCGGAAAACCGCTGGTATCTATCAACAAACTGCAATACAATCCGCTCGACAGTACAGTAGCGGAGATCGAGTGGATCAACAACAAACTTGTTTTCAATGAAGAACTTTTCGGAGAGCTCGCTGCCCGGATGGAACGGCGCTATGGCGTAGAGATTGTGATCAATGACCCTGTGCTGGCAGCCAAAAAGCTTACCGGGACCTTTACCCATGAAACCATTGAACAGGCTATGGAAGCACTGACCATCACCACCCCTTTTCATTTTGAAAGGCAGGGTAACAAAATAATTATTCACCGATAA
- a CDS encoding tRNA (adenosine(37)-N6)-threonylcarbamoyltransferase complex ATPase subunit type 1 TsaE, protein MAETILFPIHNNIQFAGKQIKIDRSSLATVLTNAPSKVIILSGDGGSGKTALIKEAGITYAQSVSLLAVG, encoded by the coding sequence ATGGCAGAAACGATCCTGTTTCCTATTCACAACAATATTCAGTTCGCGGGCAAGCAGATAAAAATTGATCGTAGCTCGCTCGCGACCGTACTTACAAACGCACCATCAAAAGTGATCATACTGTCCGGCGACGGCGGTAGCGGTAAGACTGCACTGATAAAAGAGGCCGGCATTACCTATGCGCAGAGCGTTTCGCTCCTAGCTGTCGGCTAA